GCGAAGCCCTTCGTTGCCGTCAACTGCGGCGCCATCCCTGAAACCTTGATGGAAAGCGAGCTTTTCGGCCACAGGCGCGGCTCGTTCACCGACGCCACCAGCGACAAGCCGGGCTTGTTCGAGCAGGCCCACGCGGGCACGCTCTTTCTCGACGAGCTTGGTGAGCTGCCGCTCGGCTTGCAGGTGAAGCTGCTACGCACCCTGCAGGAAGGGAGCGTCCGCAGGCTGGGCGACACGCGCGACCGCACAGTGGACGTGCGCGTGGTGGCGGCCACGGTACGCGATCTGCGGCGCGAGGTCGAAGCGGGACGCTTTCGCGAGGACCTGTACTACCGACTCAACGTGCTGCAGATCAACGTGCCGCCGCTGCGCGAACGCCCGGAGGACATCCCCCTGCTGATGGAGCACTTCCTCGAGCGCAGCAACGCTCGACTGGGCACGCAGATTCGGGGGATACACCCCAAGGCCCGCAAGCTGCTGATGGGCCACCCCTGGCCCGGCAACGTGCGGGAGCTCGAAAACCTGATCGAACGCGCGGCGGTACTATCCGACAGCGACCTGCTCACGCTGGAAGACCTGCCCGAGCGCCTGCGCGAGCCCGAGGACCCCGTGGCGGTGGCCGTTGGCCGCGGGGATCTTTCCATCAAGCGCGCCAGCCGCAGAATCGAGCAAACCTTGATCCGGCGCGCCCTCGAAAAGACCGGCGGCAACCGTACCGCGGCGGCGAAACTGCTGGAGATCAGCCACCGCGCCTTGCTCTACAAGATGAAGGACTACGGAATCAGCTAGCCAAGCTGGCCCGCGTCGGCCAAGCAGCGCGCAAGCGCCACCAGCGATCGAAGATCCCATATCTTGATCCGGCGCCTCGGTCTGCTCGCCCGCTTCGACGAAACCGTTGCCACAGAAGACCTCGATGCCTGGCGGCGCGAATTGGTGCTCGACGACCGAGGCAAGCTCGCCCGAGCTCTGTTCGCCATCAACGAGAGGGTGCTGGCGGGCGCCAAGACGAGAGGCTGCGGTCGGTGCTACTCGCCAGGTTTCCCCGTGAACCGGACCTCGACGTCGTCGGCGGATTCGAGCAGAATCTGCGGGTTTGCCTGTGAACGGGAAACGACGTTGAGGGTGCCCTTTGCCGTGACCAGCAGCCGCCGGTTGATGAGCTTGTTGCGCGCGTTTTCGCTGTAGCGGCGGTGCGCCGACCAGCTGCGCGCGAGCTTGCTGCGGATGGCCTTGAAGATCGACGCGTCCTTGGAGCTCAACAGCGTGTAGTCGCGCGTGACTCCGTCCGCATCGGAGGTGTGAAGCGCGTAGATGTCGAAGATGATTTGAGGGCTTTCGGGGAACATGACCAGCGGCCCGGTCAGCGTGACCGGCTCGCCGTGCC
This DNA window, taken from Pseudomonadota bacterium, encodes the following:
- a CDS encoding sigma-54 dependent transcriptional regulator; translated protein: MRRVLVVDDEVNLRLVLQTLLRKHGYEVETAADAKQALTLVDGFGPDFVLADVRMPGMSGIELCAELRARSSSASVVVMSAYGSVDLAIEAMKAGAYDYVAKPFKQDEVLFVLRKAEERETLRRENRALREAARREHGFADMLARSKAMQVVFRAVRKVAAHKTTVLIQGESGTGKELVARAVHQLSARSAKPFVAVNCGAIPETLMESELFGHRRGSFTDATSDKPGLFEQAHAGTLFLDELGELPLGLQVKLLRTLQEGSVRRLGDTRDRTVDVRVVAATVRDLRREVEAGRFREDLYYRLNVLQINVPPLRERPEDIPLLMEHFLERSNARLGTQIRGIHPKARKLLMGHPWPGNVRELENLIERAAVLSDSDLLTLEDLPERLREPEDPVAVAVGRGDLSIKRASRRIEQTLIRRALEKTGGNRTAAAKLLEISHRALLYKMKDYGIS